In Amphiura filiformis chromosome 1, Afil_fr2py, whole genome shotgun sequence, the following are encoded in one genomic region:
- the LOC140161907 gene encoding kelch-like protein 28, with protein MIKDIILEHTMFRKSAKNVFTLGSKMQGHDNEAMNHSYPGQLSQALNDLREENQLCDIIINVGGRAFNAHKAVLAASSSYYKAMFTSGFKESTEKEINIEGNPGIFKVLIHYAYTGVLKMSPRTAFDVLDMACYMQFTHVYKTCATFIEGCLKAKCKNNQIPAGDAFRIYLLAKNHDHLEELATAAVKFMEDNVQQLKRSEVFLQNVLELVINWLKQDWETRHTHAHSLLSKVRLGLVTPEHLTELVTKDILEKPECKALVDEVLQLRTSSQSVTTLSLKSPQLFATRSTITAPISTYIGNAFGITVSSCKFQYYQTTQQCWKSLKRLSPLPHSASYQSLIVVNGRLYAAGGLDQHQELDTDELFHDSDSDWDDEYEEEANYRFVPVCQKHFYRYHAVENQWSQLPAMNVARNSFPMVYLDGYIYAIAGCNESGIEISDVERFNLSTKEWEMLPRLPERCRSISAVAFKGKIIVHGITPAADNPTTSQPQVKYVLQVYHPNSKYWQRVHSEVREVNQEVNIIDRRPINPPHLFVHKDLCYRVSYAKVQSDTPRPWYCTPKHKPVVDAIEVHPLSNDAATDAVSVKVGESINQEHIPENMVGAFRIADEVFVSINGFSYNTGISISSDQITDVDVDQWKPFSDIRGQGGITCFTFDRKELEN; from the exons ATGATAAAAGACA TTATACTTGAGCACACCATGTTTCGTAAATCAGCTAAAAATGTGTTTACTCTTGGCTCGAAGATGCAAGGCCATGACAATGAAGCAATGAACCACTCGTACCCGGGCCAGCTGTCACAAGCTTTAAATGATCTTAGAGAAGAAAACCAATTGTGCGACATCATTATCAATGTTGGTGGTAGAGCTTTCAATGCTCACAAGGCTGTCCTGGCCGCATCAAGCAGTTACTACAAGGCCATGTTTACATCAGGGTTCAAAGAAAGTACTGAGAAAGAAATCAATATTGAAGGCAATCCTGGTATTTTCAAAGTGTTGATTCACTATGCTTACACTGGGGTACTGAAGATGTCACCCAGAACGGCTTTTGATGTGCTTGATATGGCATGCTATATGCAGTTTACACATGTCTACAAAACGTGTGCAACTTTTATAGAAGGGTGTTTGAaagcgaaatgtaaaaacaatcaGATTCCAGCCGGTGATGCCTTTAGGATATACCTGCTAGCAAAGAATCATGATCACTTGGAAGAGTTGGCAACAGCGGCAGTGAAATTCATGGAAGATAATGTGCAGCAGTTGAAAAGATCAGAGGTGTTTCTACAGAAT gTGTTGGAGTTAGTCATCAACTGGTTGAAGCAGGACTGGGAGACCAGACATACACATGCACACAGCCTCTTGTCAAAGGTTCGACTTGGTCTTGTAACACCAGAACATCTGACTGAGTTGGTTACTAAGGACATACTGGAAAAGCCAGAGTGCAAAGCTCTAGTTGATGAAGTACTGCAACTACGTACATCAAGTCAGTCTGTCACCACGTTGTCACTCAAGTCACCACAGTTATTTGCAACCAGAAGCACCATTACA GCTCCTATATCTACATACATTGGCAACGCATTTGGCATCACAGTCTCATCTTGTAAATTCCAGTACTACCAAACCACGCAACAATGTTGGAAATCTCTGAAAAGGTTAAGTCCCTTGCCTCATTCTGCATCTTACCAATCTTTAATAGTTGTCAATGGAAGACTGTATGCAGCAGGTGGTTTAGACCAGCACCAAGAGCTGGACACGGATGAGTTGTTCCATGATTCTGATTCCGACTGGGACGATGAGTATGAAGAAGAAGCCAACTACAGGTTTGTACCAGTGTGTCAAAAGCATTTCTACAGGTATCATGCCGTGGAGAACCAATGGAGCCAGCTACCAGCTATGAATGTTGCAAGGAATAGTTTCCCAATGGTGTATTTAGATGGTTATATCTATGCAATTGCTGGATGTAATGAATCTGGGATTGAAATCAGTGATGTGGAGAGGTTTAATCTTAGTACAAAGGAATGGGAAATGTTACCACGACTTCCTGAAAGATGTCGCAGCATATCAGCTGTAGCATTCAAAGGGAAGATCATTGTCCATGGGATTACCCCGGCAGCTGATAATCCCACCACATCACAGCCACAAGTAAAGTATGTCTTGCAGGTGTATCATCCAAACTCAAAATACTGGCAGAGAGTACATAGCGAAGTGCGTGAAGTAAACCAGGAAGTAAACATAATAGATCGGCGACCTATCAATCCCCCTCATCTATTTGTACATAAAGACTTATGCTATAGAGTTTCATATGCTAAAGTTCAATCTGATACACCAAGGCCTTGGTATTGTACTCCCAAACACAAGCCAGTAGTAGATGCAATAGAAGTCCATCCCCTATCTAACGATGCAGCAACAGATGCTGTCTCAGTGAAGGTGGGAGAGAGCATCAACCAAGAACACATCCCAGAGAACATGGTCGGTGCCTTCAGGATCGCTGATGAAGTGTTTGTTAGCATCAACGGATTCAGCTATAACACTGGTATCTCCATCAGTTCAGATCAGATCACGGATGTAGATGTGGATCAGTGGAAACCGTTCAGTGACATCAGGGGACAAGGAGGAATAACTTGTTTTACTTTTGACAGAAAAGAACTGGAAAATTAA